The following are from one region of the Streptomyces changanensis genome:
- a CDS encoding ABC transporter substrate-binding protein, with protein MAEQGRELTVGVVVARSGRLAKLGDPLAFALDLLRPLLEREGVRNGGRRHPVRLVARDSRSTAEGARQAVRELLAEEDARIVLTLAGTEVLPAVADACERAGVPCLSSTFPWQVYYYGRDAHGRRPFRWTYHFCWGLDDIAETFADLWEHAAGPGRTVGCLWNDGPQGTWSRDAERGFAPVARARGHRLVDPGGYREPADGLDALVDAFRAADADIVTSAATARDLAVFRAAVAGRGGPQPRMITCSRWLAYPPTTTGGGDRPAQDRVATLVYWTPAHPYRSSLDGMTAAELAEAYEQGTGGQWLQPLGLAYALFEVARHALATADDPGDPAAVAAAVGRTRLETVAGPLDWTAGPVPNVATIRLAGGQWQPGTRHPYELAVVTNRRVEGLPAAADLLPLTASDGRSG; from the coding sequence ATGGCGGAGCAGGGTCGGGAACTGACGGTGGGGGTGGTGGTGGCGCGCTCGGGGCGCCTCGCGAAGCTGGGGGACCCGCTGGCGTTCGCCCTGGACCTGCTGCGGCCGCTGCTGGAGCGGGAAGGGGTGCGCAACGGCGGCCGCCGGCACCCGGTGCGGCTGGTCGCGCGGGACAGTCGGTCCACGGCCGAGGGGGCACGGCAGGCGGTGCGGGAGCTGCTCGCCGAGGAGGACGCGCGGATCGTCCTGACCCTCGCGGGCACGGAGGTCCTGCCGGCCGTCGCGGACGCCTGCGAACGCGCCGGTGTGCCGTGCCTGTCCTCGACCTTCCCCTGGCAGGTGTACTACTACGGGCGCGACGCCCACGGGCGACGGCCCTTCCGGTGGACGTACCACTTCTGCTGGGGCCTCGACGACATCGCCGAGACCTTCGCCGACCTGTGGGAGCACGCCGCGGGACCGGGCCGGACGGTCGGGTGCCTGTGGAACGACGGCCCGCAGGGGACCTGGTCGCGCGACGCCGAGCGGGGCTTCGCCCCGGTGGCCCGGGCGCGGGGCCACCGGCTGGTCGACCCCGGCGGCTACCGCGAGCCGGCGGACGGCCTCGACGCGCTGGTCGACGCCTTCCGCGCGGCGGACGCCGACATCGTGACCAGTGCCGCCACCGCCCGCGACCTGGCGGTCTTCCGGGCCGCGGTGGCCGGGCGGGGCGGCCCGCAGCCCCGGATGATCACCTGCTCGCGGTGGCTGGCCTACCCGCCCACGACGACGGGCGGCGGCGACCGGCCGGCCCAGGACCGGGTGGCGACCCTCGTGTACTGGACGCCCGCCCACCCGTACCGCTCGTCCCTCGACGGCATGACGGCGGCGGAGCTGGCCGAGGCGTACGAGCAGGGGACCGGGGGCCAGTGGCTCCAGCCCCTGGGGCTGGCGTACGCGCTGTTCGAGGTGGCCCGCCACGCGCTCGCCACCGCCGACGACCCGGGTGACCCCGCGGCCGTCGCGGCGGCCGTCGGCCGGACCCGGCTGGAGACGGTCGCGGGGCCCCTCGACTGGACGGCCGGGCCCGTGCCCAACGTCGCCACGATCCGTCTCGCCGGCGGCCAGTGGCAGCCGGGCACCCGCCACCCCTACGAGCTCGCGGTGGTGACGAACCGCCGGGTCGAGGGCCTGCCGGCCGCCGCCGACCTGCTGCCCCTGACGGCCTCCGACGGCCGGTCCGGGTGA
- a CDS encoding cytochrome P450, with protein sequence MIEDTVAPPPLEPPPVRSWPALDLKATDFDPVLEELMRERPVSRIQLPHGDGWAWLVTRYEDVKAVVNDPRFSRAPVPDMTVTRITPHFKPRPGSLAFAESSDHHRLRRAVAPAFSARAVERLREGAREMLDELVSDTLRDGPPADLVDRVLQPFPTTVICELMGVPDADRERMSGWVSDILFTAKGAAATGRAKDEMYGWFAREIAARAADPGAGEDILSLLGAAVAAGDITQEEAVGLVGPVQIGGEAVTNNCGNMLYLLLTRPQLRERLREEPEARPRALDELLRYIPHRSSVGLARIALEDVELRGVRIAAGDAVYVSYLAANRDPEVFPDPERIDVDRSPNPHVSFGHGPHFCTGALLARMEIELLVETFLDRLPDLRLAVPAERVPWRRSALIRGPEALPVTW encoded by the coding sequence GTGATCGAGGACACCGTCGCACCACCGCCCCTGGAGCCGCCGCCCGTGCGCTCCTGGCCGGCGCTCGACCTCAAGGCCACCGACTTCGACCCGGTGCTCGAAGAGCTGATGCGGGAGCGGCCGGTGAGCCGGATCCAGCTGCCGCACGGCGACGGCTGGGCGTGGCTGGTGACCCGGTACGAGGACGTGAAGGCGGTAGTGAACGACCCGCGCTTCAGCCGCGCCCCGGTGCCGGACATGACGGTCACCAGGATCACCCCGCACTTCAAGCCCCGGCCCGGGTCGCTGGCGTTCGCGGAGTCGTCGGACCACCACCGGCTGCGCCGCGCCGTCGCGCCGGCGTTCTCCGCGCGCGCGGTGGAGCGGCTGCGGGAGGGGGCCCGGGAGATGCTCGACGAGCTGGTGTCCGACACGCTGCGCGACGGGCCCCCGGCGGACCTGGTCGACCGGGTGCTGCAACCGTTCCCGACCACGGTGATCTGCGAGCTGATGGGCGTGCCGGACGCCGACCGGGAGCGGATGAGCGGATGGGTGAGCGACATCCTCTTCACCGCGAAGGGCGCCGCGGCGACGGGCCGGGCCAAGGACGAGATGTACGGGTGGTTCGCCCGGGAGATCGCCGCGCGCGCGGCGGACCCGGGGGCCGGCGAGGACATCCTGTCGCTCCTCGGCGCGGCCGTCGCCGCCGGTGACATCACCCAGGAGGAGGCGGTGGGGCTGGTCGGCCCCGTGCAGATCGGCGGCGAGGCCGTCACCAACAACTGCGGCAACATGCTGTACCTGCTGCTGACCCGGCCGCAGCTGCGGGAGCGGCTGCGCGAGGAGCCGGAGGCGCGGCCCCGGGCCCTGGACGAGCTGCTGCGGTACATCCCGCACCGCTCGTCGGTGGGGCTGGCGCGGATCGCGCTGGAGGACGTGGAGCTGCGCGGCGTGCGGATCGCGGCGGGGGACGCGGTGTACGTGTCGTACCTGGCGGCCAACCGCGACCCGGAGGTCTTCCCCGACCCGGAGCGGATCGACGTCGACCGCTCGCCCAACCCGCACGTGTCGTTCGGGCACGGGCCGCACTTCTGCACCGGGGCGCTGCTCGCGCGGATGGAGATCGAGCTGCTGGTCGAGACGTTCCTGGACCGGCTGCCGGACCTGCGTCTCGCCGTGCCCGCCGAGCGGGTGCCGTGGCGGCGCAGCGCCCTGATCCGGGGTCCGGAGGCGTTGCCCGTCACGTGGTGA
- a CDS encoding S1 family peptidase yields the protein MNVKRFTPRGGFARGARLTAVAAALVTATALAAPSAGAETAEATRATTAELAQVSEAVLDADVPGTAWYTDAKSGKLVVTADSTVSAAELAELRKAAGDRAGALEIKRTPGKFNKLIAGGQAIYAAGGGRCSLGFNVRNSSGTTFALTAGHCTEIAGTWYTNSGQTALLGSRTGSSFPVNDYGIIRHSNSSAADGRVYLYNGSYRDITGAANATVGQSVQRSGSTTGLHSGRVTGLNATVNYGGGDVVYGMIQTNVCAEPGDSGGALFSGSTALGLTSGGSGNCSSGGTTFFQPVTEALSAYGVSII from the coding sequence GTGAACGTCAAGCGCTTCACCCCCCGCGGCGGTTTCGCGAGAGGCGCCCGGCTGACCGCCGTCGCCGCCGCCCTGGTCACCGCCACCGCGCTCGCCGCGCCGAGCGCCGGGGCGGAGACCGCCGAGGCCACCCGGGCGACCACCGCCGAGCTCGCCCAGGTCAGCGAGGCCGTCCTGGACGCCGACGTGCCGGGCACCGCCTGGTACACGGACGCCAAGTCCGGCAAGCTCGTCGTCACCGCCGACTCCACCGTGTCGGCCGCCGAGCTGGCCGAGCTGCGCAAGGCCGCGGGCGACCGCGCCGGCGCCCTGGAGATCAAGCGCACGCCCGGCAAGTTCAACAAGCTCATCGCCGGCGGCCAGGCCATCTACGCGGCGGGCGGCGGCCGCTGTTCGCTGGGCTTCAACGTCCGCAACAGCAGCGGCACCACCTTCGCCCTGACGGCCGGCCACTGCACCGAGATCGCCGGCACCTGGTACACCAACTCCGGGCAGACCGCCCTGCTCGGCTCGCGGACCGGCTCCAGCTTCCCGGTCAACGACTACGGCATCATCCGCCACTCCAACTCCTCCGCCGCCGACGGACGGGTGTACCTGTACAACGGCAGCTACCGGGACATCACCGGCGCCGCCAACGCGACCGTCGGCCAGTCGGTCCAGCGCAGCGGCTCCACCACCGGCCTGCACAGCGGCCGCGTCACCGGCCTCAACGCCACGGTGAACTACGGCGGCGGCGACGTCGTCTACGGCATGATCCAGACCAATGTCTGCGCCGAGCCCGGTGACAGCGGCGGCGCCCTGTTCTCCGGCTCCACCGCCCTCGGCCTGACGTCCGGCGGCAGCGGCAACTGCTCCTCGGGCGGCACCACGTTCTTCCAGCCCGTCACCGAGGCCCTGAGCGCCTACGGCGTGAGCATCATCTGA
- a CDS encoding anhydro-N-acetylmuramic acid kinase, whose amino-acid sequence MRVIGMMSGTSYDAVDAAAAELTLTGDTLALRPLGMVSAGYPPALRAALAAALPPAATTLHEVCRLDTGIGRAFADVAVRADRELCGGRADLVVSHGQTVYHWVERGRVHGTLQLGAPAWIAEATGRTVVSDLRTRDVAAGGQGAPLVSLVDVLWLRGRPGRPVALNLGGIANVTVATGPAGPVAFDTGPGNALVDAAVRLVTGGARDVDEDGVLAARGRVDPALLRRLLAEPYYAAPAPKTTGKELFHGEYLRAALAAHGAPVAAEDLVATVTRLTAETVAGAVRGLGGTEVVSSGGGVRNPTLTAMLRAALGRIPLRVSDELGLPAAAKEAYAFAVLGFLTILGLPGTVPGCTGARHARVLGSVTPGAHGLRLPQPAPAPPVRLDVLPPRR is encoded by the coding sequence ATGCGGGTCATCGGGATGATGTCGGGCACCTCGTACGACGCGGTCGACGCGGCCGCCGCGGAGCTGACGCTCACCGGGGACACCCTCGCGCTGCGGCCCCTCGGCATGGTCAGCGCCGGCTACCCGCCCGCCCTGCGCGCGGCGCTGGCCGCCGCGCTGCCCCCGGCCGCGACGACGCTGCACGAGGTCTGCCGACTGGACACCGGCATCGGGCGGGCCTTCGCCGACGTCGCCGTACGGGCCGACCGGGAGCTGTGCGGCGGGCGCGCCGACCTCGTCGTCTCCCACGGCCAGACCGTGTACCACTGGGTGGAGCGGGGCCGCGTCCACGGCACGCTGCAGCTCGGGGCGCCGGCCTGGATCGCCGAGGCGACCGGCCGTACGGTCGTCTCCGACCTGCGCACCCGGGACGTCGCGGCAGGCGGTCAGGGGGCTCCGCTGGTGAGCCTCGTGGACGTGCTGTGGCTGCGCGGCCGCCCGGGGCGGCCGGTCGCCCTGAACCTGGGCGGCATCGCCAACGTCACCGTCGCGACCGGCCCCGCGGGGCCGGTGGCCTTCGACACCGGACCGGGCAACGCCCTCGTCGACGCCGCCGTCCGGCTCGTCACGGGCGGCGCGCGCGACGTCGACGAGGACGGCGTGCTCGCCGCGCGGGGCCGTGTGGACCCCGCCCTGCTGCGGCGGCTGCTCGCCGAGCCGTACTACGCGGCGCCGGCGCCGAAGACGACCGGCAAGGAGCTGTTCCACGGGGAGTACCTGCGGGCGGCACTCGCGGCGCACGGCGCCCCGGTCGCCGCCGAGGACCTCGTCGCCACGGTCACCCGGCTCACCGCCGAGACGGTCGCGGGGGCGGTACGCGGACTCGGCGGCACCGAGGTCGTCTCGTCCGGCGGCGGCGTCCGCAACCCGACGCTGACGGCGATGCTGCGGGCCGCGCTGGGGCGCATCCCCCTGCGCGTCTCGGACGAGCTGGGGCTGCCCGCGGCGGCCAAGGAGGCGTACGCCTTCGCCGTGCTCGGTTTCCTCACCATCCTCGGCCTGCCCGGCACCGTGCCGGGGTGCACCGGCGCCCGCCACGCGCGCGTCCTCGGCTCGGTCACCCCCGGCGCGCACGGTCTGCGGCTGCCGCAGCCGGCCCCGGCGCCACCGGTGCGGCTCGACGTCCTGCCGCCCCGCCGGTAG